The Acidobacteriota bacterium DNA window TGGTGGAGCAGTCGACTTCGACGGGACCGAAAACGCGGTCGACGAAGCCCACGCGTCCGCCCCTGACCTTGAAGCGCACGGTGGCCTGCTCACCGTCCTCGAGCCGCCGCCGAGCCTCCTCCGGATCGAGACTGCGGTCGCGTCCGATGTGGCGGGGCGGCTCGCCCTTGACTTGGCGGCGCCGGTCCTCCTCCAGCTCTTCGGGAGTGGCGAAGCAGTAGTAGGCGTGTCCCTCCTGCAAGAGGCGCTGAGCCGTTTCCTGATAGATGGCGTAGCGCTCGCTCTGGCGGTAGGGACCGGCATCTCCTCCGGCGCCGATGCCTTCGTCCCAATCCAGCCCCAGCCATTGCAGGTCGTCCAGCAGCGCCTCTTCAAAACGCTTCTCCGACCTTTCGGCGTCAGTGTCCTCTATGCGGACGATGTAGTCTCCATTTTTCTGGCGTGCGTAAAGCCAGTTGTAGAGCGCGGTTCTCACGTTGCCGACATGAAGATGCCCGGTGGGACTGGGCGCGAATCTGAGTCGTACCGACATGCAGCGAAGTATATCGAATTCGTCCGCTCGCCGAAGCCGCCGCCTTGCGCGGAGACCGCCCATTCCCGGATACTTCGGCCATCATGGATGCTCTGCAAGAAATGAGGGAACGGCTGGGCCGTATCGACCGCGACATTCTCAAGCTGGTGGCCCAGCGCCAGAAGCTGGCGCTGGAAATCGGCAAGCGCAAAATGGACCGGGGCGCTCCCACCCGCGACTACAAGCAAGAGAAGGAGGTGGTGGATCGGGCCAAGCAAATCGCCCTGGAGATGGGCCTGCAGGAGCAGACCGCCGAAAAGCTCTCCCTGTTGCTTATCGAGGCTTCGCTGACGGCTCAAGAACAAGAGCGGGTCAGCCTGTCGGGAGAAGGCCTGGGGCAGAGAGCGCTGGTGGTGGGGGGAGCCGGCAAGATGGGACGCTGGATGTGCCGCTTCCTGGCCTCCCAGGGGTACTCGGTGGAAGTCGCCGACCCGGCCGGATCGCCCGACGGCTTCCCCCATGTCGAGGAGTGGTCGTCGTCTCCCCTCGATCACGAAATCATCGTCCTGGCCGCACCCATGAAGGTCAGCAGCGAGATCCTCTCCAAAATGGCCGAAGATCCTCCCCGTGGACTGATCTTCGATATCGGCTCGCTCAAGAGTCCGCTCAGGGAGAGTCTGCGCAAGCTGGCGGCGGCGGGCGCCAGGGTGACCTCCATCCACCCCATGTTCGGACCCGACACCGAACTGCTCTCGCGGCGCCACGTGATATTCGTGGACGTAGGCGTCCCCCGCGCCACCCGGGAAGCCCGGCGGCTTTTCGAATCGACCATGGCCGTGCAAGTCGACACCGACCTGGAATCGCATGACCGCCTGATCGCTTACGTGCTGGGCCTCTCCCATGCCCTCAACATCGCCTTCGCCACCGCCCTGGCCGAGTCGCAGGAAGCCCTGCCCACCCTGGCCAAGCTGTCCAGCACGACCTTCGAATCGCAACTCGAGGTGGCCTCGCGGGTTTCCGAAGACAACCCCCACATGTACTTCGAGATTCAGTCGCTTAACGACTACGGTACCGAGTCGCTGGCGGCCCTGCTCTACGCGGTCGAACGCATCCGTTCGGCGGTGCTGGCCAAAGACGAGAGACAGTTC harbors:
- a CDS encoding bifunctional chorismate mutase/prephenate dehydrogenase; its protein translation is MDALQEMRERLGRIDRDILKLVAQRQKLALEIGKRKMDRGAPTRDYKQEKEVVDRAKQIALEMGLQEQTAEKLSLLLIEASLTAQEQERVSLSGEGLGQRALVVGGAGKMGRWMCRFLASQGYSVEVADPAGSPDGFPHVEEWSSSPLDHEIIVLAAPMKVSSEILSKMAEDPPRGLIFDIGSLKSPLRESLRKLAAAGARVTSIHPMFGPDTELLSRRHVIFVDVGVPRATREARRLFESTMAVQVDTDLESHDRLIAYVLGLSHALNIAFATALAESQEALPTLAKLSSTTFESQLEVASRVSEDNPHMYFEIQSLNDYGTESLAALLYAVERIRSAVLAKDERQFVSLMTKGRRYLEGAAAQRKEE